A DNA window from Myxocyprinus asiaticus isolate MX2 ecotype Aquarium Trade chromosome 15, UBuf_Myxa_2, whole genome shotgun sequence contains the following coding sequences:
- the myh14 gene encoding myosin-10 isoform X1, with protein sequence MSKPAGGGANDVTRFLSTGAGPGSPTSTFSASSQADWAVKRLVWVPSEKHGFESASVREERGDEVEVELTDSGRKLTLSREELQRMNPPRFSKVEDMADLTCLNEASVLHNLRERYYSGLIYTYSGLFCVVINPYKNLPMYTESIIEMYRGKKRHEMPPHIYAISEAAYRSMLQDREDQSILCTGESGAGKTENTKKVIQYLAHVASSHKSGSLGRSKDIQMEGTRSLGRGSSAVNRGELERQLLQANPILEAFGNAKTVKNDNSSRFGKFIRINFDVAGYIVGANIETYLLEKSRAIRQAKDERTFHIFYQLLSGASETMRKELLLSSADQYRFLCGGSLPVPGQSDSENFIQTMDSVTIMGFTQEESTSMLKVISAVLQFGNITFHKEKNTDQASMPDDTAAQKLCHLLGISVLEFSRAILTPRIKVGREYVQKAQTKQQADFAVEALAKATYERLFRWLVHRINRALDRRQRQGASFIGILDIAGFEIFQLNSFEQLCINYTNEKLQQLFNHTMFVLEQEEYQREGIEWNFIDFGLDLQPCIDLIERPAHPPGVLALLDEECWFPRATDRSFVDKLSAEQGSHPKFMRPRQLKAEADFSIMHYAGKVDYKADEWLVKNMDPLNDNIASLLHQSSDPFISELWREDIQTLPRVYFFDSYATLQTNGTDSMERIVGLDQVSSGEGSGTVSFGAAGLKTKKGMFRTVGQLYKESLTKLMATLRNTNPNFLRCIIPNHEKRAGKLSPHLVLDQLRCNGVLEGIRICRQGFPNRIPFQEFRQRYEILTPNAIPRTFMDGKQACELMISALELDKNLFRVGQSKVFFRAGVLAHLEEERDLKITDTIIRFQSAARGYLARRAFHKKQQQLSALRVMQRNCAAYLKLRNWQWWRLFTKVKPLLQVTRQDEEIQAREAQLQKAKDQLSKLELDFTELDKKTQQLMEEKAVLTDQLQAEAELFAEAEEMRARLANRKQELEDVLGELESRLEEEEERAVQLTNEKKKMQQHIQDLEEQLEEEEGTRQRLQLEKVTLESKVKSLEAENLTLGEQRDRLSKEKKQLEERLNEVTDQLTEEEEKVKSLNKLKNKQEAVIADIEERLKREEQGRLEQEKWKRRMEGEAVDAQEQLSDLGLLVTELRGSLSQREKEITTLQTRLEEEGARRTEAQRALREAMSQVSELKEEVENERGMRERAEKQKRDLGEELEALRTELEDTLDTTAAQQELRSRREAELGELQRCLEEETRRHEAQLSELRIKHTAAVDSLQEQLDNTKRSRQSLEKAKAMLEEERLNLSAELKTLQGGKMESERGRKRAEGQLQELNARLSQAEREREEREERLSKLQSELESLSSSLSSSDSKSLRLKKEVSSLESQLHDVQELLQEETRQKLALGSRVRALEEEKAGLMERLDEEEEKTRELTRQIQNHTQQLADLKRQTEEVNTAVEAGEEARRKMQRELENAIQRERTKEEEKERVDRQKERLREEIEDMTIALQRERQNCTALEKRQKKFDQSLAEEKAVSARLLEERDRAEAESREKETRFLSLSRALQEATEQRDELERTNKQLRLEMEQLVNAQDDVGKNVLELERSRRALETEAQSLKEQTQELEDELTEAENARLRLEVMLQALRAQFEREISAKEEKGEEKRRALNKQVRELEVMLEEEKTQRAQTLTFKKQLETELQEAESQVEAANRGREEAIRQMKRLQVQLKELLRELDETKLAREEIVSQSKDTEKRLQTLEAELLQLTEELAVSERQRRQAQQERDEMADEIVNSSSGKSALFEEKRRLEARITQLEEELEEEQINAELLVERQRKSTLQVETLTVQLSGEKTLAQKSESARESLERQNKELKTRLSELEGAVKGKHRLSVAALEAKIESMEEQLEQERQERTVASKLVRKTEKKLKEVLMQVEDERRHADQYREQLDKSMGRLRQLKRQLEEVEEENSRSNAQRRKLQRELEEMSDSMQSMNRELNTLRSQLSATERQKSEQRAPLPISMRAGRRALVDDLSQENSDSEDPGASPTPSSGPPGTPTTSDNALGPPPPYSLTDAE encoded by the exons aGGGGAGTCTGGTgcaggaaagacagagaacactaAGAAAGTGATTCAGTATCTGGCACATGTGGCATCTTCACACAAGTCCGGCTCTCTGGGTCGGTCCAAAGACATACAG ATGGAAGGTACACGCTCTCTGGGTCGTGGCAGTAGTGCTGTGAACAGG GGGGAGCTGGAGAGACAGTTACTGCAGGCTAACCCCATTCTAGAGGCCTTCGGCAATGCAAAGACAGTCAAAAACGACAACTCTTCCAGATTT ggcAAATTCATCAGGATCAATTTTGATGTTGCTGGATATATTGTTGGTGCAAACATTGAGACCT ATCTGCTTGAAAAGTCTCGAGCCATTCGCCAGGCAAAAGACGAGAGGACCTTCCATATCTTCTACCAGCTCCTTTCTGGTGCTTCAGAGACCATGAGAA AGGAGCTTCTGCTTAGCAGTGCGGATCAGTACCGCTTCCTTTGTGGGGGATCACTTCCTGTCCCGGGCCAGAGTGACTCAGAAAACTTCATTCAGACAATGGACTCTGTGACCATCATGGGCTTCACCCAGGAAGAATCCACCT ctaTGTTAAAGGTGATTTCTGCAGTGCTGCAGTTTGGGAACATCACGTTTCACAAAGAGAAGAACACAGATCAGGCCTCTATGCCGGACGACACGGCTGCACAGAAACTCTGCCACCTGCTAGGCATCAGTGTGCTGGAGTTCAGCCGAGCCATTCTCACTCCCCGTATTAAAGTGGGCCGCGAGTATGTCCAGAAGGCCCAGACCAagcagcag GCGGATTTTGCAGTGGAGGCTTTAGCAAAGGCCACTTATGAGCGTTTATTCCGCTGGCTGGTGCACCGGATCAACAGAGCCCTGGACCGCAGACAGAGACAGGGTGCCTCATTCATTGGGATCCTGGACATCGCAGGATTTGAGATCTTCCAG CTGAACTCGTTTGAGCAGTTGTGTATTAATTACACTAACGAGAAGCTGCAGCAATTGTTCAATCACACCATGTTTGTTCTGGAGCAAGAAGAGTACCAGCGTGAGGGCATCGAGTGGAACTTTATCGACTTTGGTCTGGATCTTCAGCCCTGTATCGACCTCATTGAGAGAccg GCCCATCCTCCTGGCGTGTTGGCATTATTGGACGAGGAGTGTTGGTTTCCGAGGGCGACAGATCGCTCATTTGTGGACAAGCTGTCAGCTGAGCAGGGATCACACCCGAAGTTTATGCGGCCGCGACAGCTTAAAGCAGAGGCTGACTTCTCCATCATGCACTACGCTGGCAAG GTTGATTATAAGGCAGATGAGTGGCTGGTGAAGAACATGGATCCATTAAATGATAATATTGCATCTCTTCTGCATCAGTCATCTGATCCCTTCATCTCTGAGCTCTGGAGAGAGG ATATTCAAACACTTCCTCGTGTGTACTTCTTTGATTCCTATGCCACGCTGCAAACCAATGGCACTGACAGCA TGGAGAGGATTGTGGGTCTGGATCAGGTGTCGTCTGGTGAGGGCAGTGGCACAGTGAGTTTTGGGGCAGCTGGATTGAAGACAAAGAAGGGCATGTTCCGCACGGTGGGGCAACTCTACAAAGAGTCCCTCACTAAACTAATGGCCACCCTCCGCAACACCAACCCCAACTTCCTGCGCTGCATCATCCCCAACCATGAGAAACGG GCTGGGAAGTTGAGTCCTCATTTAGTTCTGGATCAACTGAGGTGTAATGGAGTTCTAGAGGGGATCAGGATCTGCAGACAGGGCTTCCCGAACCGCATCCCATTCCAGGAGTTCAGACAgag GTATGAGATATTGACTCCTAATGCTATTCCTCGAACATTTATGGATGGGAAACAGGCATGTGAGCTCATG ATCAGTGCTTTAGAGCTAGACAAGAACCTTTTCCGGGTGGGACAGAGTAAAGTGTTCTTTCGGGCTGGAGTTCTGGCTCACTTGGAAGAGGAACGAGACCTGAAGATCACTGACACCATCATCCGATTCCAGAGTGCCGCACGTGGATACCTCGCCAGGAG GGCCTTCCATAAGAAACAGCAGCAGCTCAGTGCTCTACGTGTGATGCAGAGGAACTGTGCAGCGTACCTGAAGCTCAGAAACTGGCAGTGGTGGAGACTCTTCACCAAG GTGAAGCCATTGCTGCAGGTGACCCGTCAGGATGAGGAGATTCAAGCTCGTGAAGCTCAGCTACAGAAAGCCAAAGACCAGCTGAGCAAACTGGAGCTTGACTTTACTGAACTGGACAAAAAAACCCAACAG CTGATGGAGGAGAAGGCGGTGCTGACCGACCAACTGCAGGCGGAAGCGGAGTTATTTGCAGAAGCAGAGGAAATGAGAGCACGGCTGGCCAATCGCAAACAGGAGCTTGAAGATGTGTTGGGAGAGCTCGAGAGCCGattggaggaggaagaggagagggCTGTCCAGCTGACCAATGAGAAGAAGAAGATGCAGCAACATATCCAG GATCTGGAAGAGCAGCTCGAAGAGGAGGAGGGGACACGCCAGCGCCTCCAGCTGGAGAAAGTCACTCTGGAAAGTAAAGTGAAGAGTCTGGAGGCCGAGAACTTGACTCTGGGAGAGCAGAGAGACCGATTAAGCAAG GAGAAGAAACAGCTGGAAGAGAGACTGAATGAAGTGACAGATCAACTCACAGAGGAAGAGGAGAAAGTGAAGAGTCTCAACAAGCTGAAAAACAAACAGGAAGCTGTCATTGCTGATATAGAAG AGCGTCTGAAGAGGGAAGAGCAGGGTCGTCTGGAGCAGGAGAAGTGGAAGAGACGGATGGAGGGAGAAGCAGTGGACGCACAAGAGCAGCTGTCTGACCTCGGCTTACTCGTCACAGAGCTGAGAGGAAGCCTgagccagagagagaaagagatcacCACACTACAGACAcg CCTGGAGGAAGAGGGTGCCCGGCGTACAGAAGCTCAGAGGGCTCTGAGAGAGGCCATGTCTCAGGTGTCTGAGCTCAAGGAGGAGGTGGAGAATGAACGAGGGATGAGGGAAAGAGCTGAGAAACAGAAGAGAGACCTGGGAGAGGAGTTAGAAGCTCTGAGGACTGAACTAGAAGATACACTGGACACCACAGCTGCTCAGCAAGAACTCag gtcTCGCCGTGAGGCTGAATTAGGAGAGCTTCAGAGGTGTTTAGAGGAGGAGACGCGTCGTCATGAAGCCCAGCTCTCAGAACTTCGCATCAAACACACTGCTGCTGTTGACTCCCTACAGGAGCAGCTGGACAACACCAAGAGA tCCCGTCAGTCTCTAGAGAAGGCGAAGGCTATGCTGGAGGAGGAGCGCTTGAACCTGAGTGCTGAGCTGAAGACGCTGCAGGGAGGGAAGATGGAGAGCGAGAGGGGCAGGAAGAGAGCAGAGGGACAATTACAGGAACTCAATGCACGCCTCTCACaggctgagagagaaagagaagagagagaggaacGACTCAGTAAACTACAG tcAGAGCTTGAGTCTTTATCCAGCTCTCTCTCCTCATCTGACTCAAAATCTCTTCGTTTGAAGAAGGAGGTCAGCAGTCTGGAGAGTCAACTACATGATGTGCag GAGCTCCTGCAGGAAGAGACACGGCAGAAGTTAGCATTGGGCTCACGTGTTCGCGCTCTAGAGGAGGAGAAAGCTGGACTGATGGAGCGATTagatgaggaggaagagaagacCAGAGAACTCACACGGCAAATTCAGAACCATACACAACAG CTGGCTGATTTAAAAAGGCAGACAGAGGAAGTGAACACTGCTGTGGAGGCCGGGGAGGAGGCCAGGAGGAAGATGCAGAGAGAGCTGGAGAATgctatacagagagagagaaccaaagaggaagagaaagaacgagtagacagacagaaagaacgaCTGAGAGAAGAGATAGAGGACATGACCATTGctctgcagagagagagacagaactgTACTGCTCTGGAGAAGAGACAGAAGAAATTCGATCAG AGTTTAGCAGAGGAGAAGGCAGTGAGTGCTCGGCTGTTGGAGGAACGGGACCGTGCAGAAGCAGAGAGTCGAGAGAAAGAGACACGCTTCTTGTCTCTCTCTAGAGCGCTGCAGGAAGCCACAGAGCAGAGAGATGAGCTGGAGAGAACCAATAAGCAACTCCGCCTTGAGATGGAACAGCTCGTCAACGCCCAAGATGACGTGGGCAAAAAT GTTCTTGAGCTTGAGCGTTCCCGACGGGCTTTGGAAACAGAAGCCCAGTCTCTGAAAGAACAGACCCAGGAGCTGGAGGATGAGCTGACAGAGGCAGAGAATGCTCGTCTGAGACTGGAGGTTATGCTTCAAGCCCTCAGAGctcagtttgagagagagatcaGCGCCAAGGAGGAGAaaggagaagaaaagagaagagcaCTCAACAAACAG GTACGAGAGCTGGAAGTAATGCTTGAAGAGGAGAAGACTCAGAGAGCTCAGACTCTTACGTTCAAGAAACAACTAGAGACAGAGCTGCAGGAGGCGGAGTCTCAGGTGGAAGCAGCCAATCGGGGCAGAGAGGAGGCAATCAGGCAGATGAAACGTCTCCAG GTTCAATTGAAGGAGCTTCTTCGTGAGCTGGATGAGACCAAACTGGCTCGAGAAGAGATTGTCTCCCAATCAAAGGACACCGAAAAACGCCTGCAGACACTGGAGGCAGAACTATTACAGCTAACAGAG GAACTGGCTGTTTCTGAGAGGCAACGAAGGCAAGCTCAGCAGGAGCGAGATGAAATGGCGGATGAAATCGTCAACAGCTCAAGTGGAAA ATCTGCCCTGTTTGAGGAGAAACGGCGTCTGGAGGCCAGAATCACTCAGCTGgaggaagaattagaggaggaACAGATTAATGCTGAACTACTTGTCGAGAGACAGAGGAAGAGCACCTTACAG GTTGAGACACTCACAGTCCAGTTGTCAGGCGAGAAGACACTGGCACAGAAGAGCGAGAGCGCACGTGAGAGCCTTGAGAGGCAGAATAAAGAGCTGAAAACTCGTCTCAGCGAGCTGGAGGGGGCTGTGAAGGGCAAACATCGGCTCAGCGTTGCCGCTCTGGAAGCCAAGATAGAATCTATGGAGGAACAACTGGAGCAAGAGAGACA AGAGCGCACCGTAGCCAGTAAACTGGTGAGGAAAACAGAAAAGAAACTGAAAGAGGTTTTGATGCAGGTGGAAGATGAACGGAGACACGCAGATCAGTACCGAGAGCAG TTGGATAAGTCTATGGGTCGCCTCCGTCAACTGAAGAGGCAGttagaggaggtggaggaggagaacTCTCGCTCCAACGCTCAGCGCAGGAAACTACAGCGAGAACTGGAGGAAATGAGTGACAGTATGCAAAGCATGAACCGCGAGCTCAACACTCTACGCTCACAACTCAG CGCCACAGAACGGCAGAAGTCAGAACA GCGAGCTCCACTGCCTATTTCCATGCGTGCTGGCCGCAGGGCTCTGGTGGATGATCTCTCTCAGGAGAACTCTGATTCGGAGGATCCAGGTGCTTCTCCCACCCCGTCCAGCGGCCCACCGGGGACCCCCACAACCTCAGACAACGCCCTGGGCCCCCCGCCCCCCTACAGTCTTACAGATGCTGAATAA